In Canis lupus dingo isolate Sandy chromosome 1, ASM325472v2, whole genome shotgun sequence, a single genomic region encodes these proteins:
- the RAB4B gene encoding ras-related protein Rab-4B isoform X1, whose amino-acid sequence MAETYDFLFKFLVIGSAGTGKSCLLHQFIENKFKQDSNHTIGVEFGSRVVNVGGKTVKLQIWDTAGQERFRSVTRSYYRGAAGALLVYDITSRETYNSLAAWLTDARTLASPNIVVILCGNKKDLDPEREVTFLEASRFAQENELMFLETSALTGENVEEAFLKCARTILNKIDSGELDPERMGSGIQYGDASLRQLRQPRSAQAVAPQPCGC is encoded by the exons ATGGCCGAGACCTACG ACTTCCTCTTCAAATTCCTGGTGATTGGCAGTGCAGGAACTGGCAAATCATGTCTCCTTCATCAGTTCATTGAGAATAAGT TCAAACAGGACTCCAACCACACAATCGGCGTGGAGTTTGGATCTCGGGTAGTCAACGTGGGTGGGAAGACTGTGAAGCTCCAGATTTGGGACACAGCCGGCCAAGAGCGGTTTCG GTCGGTGACACGGAGTTACTACCGAGGGGCGGCTGGAGCCCTGCTGGTGTACGACATCACCAG CCGGGAGACATACAACTCGTTGGCTGCCTGGCTGACGGACGCCCGCACGCTGGCTAGCCCCAACATCGTGGTCATCCTCTGTGGCAACAAGAAAGACCTGGACCCTGAGCGCGAGGTCACTTTCCTGGAGGCCTCCCGCTTTGCCCAGGAGAATG AGCTAATGTTCCTGGAGACTAGTGCCCTCACGGGTGAGAACGTGGAAGAGGCTTTCCTGAAGTGTGCCCGCACCATCCTGAACAAGATCGACTCAG GTGAGCTGGACCCCGAGAGGATGGGCTCAGGCATTCAGTACGGGGATGCTTCCCTCCGCCAGCTGCGGCAGCCTCGGAGTGCCCAGGCCGTGGCCCCCCAGCCCTGTGGCTGCTGA
- the RAB4B gene encoding ras-related protein Rab-4B isoform X2, whose protein sequence is MAETYVKQDSNHTIGVEFGSRVVNVGGKTVKLQIWDTAGQERFRSVTRSYYRGAAGALLVYDITSRETYNSLAAWLTDARTLASPNIVVILCGNKKDLDPEREVTFLEASRFAQENELMFLETSALTGENVEEAFLKCARTILNKIDSGELDPERMGSGIQYGDASLRQLRQPRSAQAVAPQPCGC, encoded by the exons ATGGCCGAGACCTACG TCAAACAGGACTCCAACCACACAATCGGCGTGGAGTTTGGATCTCGGGTAGTCAACGTGGGTGGGAAGACTGTGAAGCTCCAGATTTGGGACACAGCCGGCCAAGAGCGGTTTCG GTCGGTGACACGGAGTTACTACCGAGGGGCGGCTGGAGCCCTGCTGGTGTACGACATCACCAG CCGGGAGACATACAACTCGTTGGCTGCCTGGCTGACGGACGCCCGCACGCTGGCTAGCCCCAACATCGTGGTCATCCTCTGTGGCAACAAGAAAGACCTGGACCCTGAGCGCGAGGTCACTTTCCTGGAGGCCTCCCGCTTTGCCCAGGAGAATG AGCTAATGTTCCTGGAGACTAGTGCCCTCACGGGTGAGAACGTGGAAGAGGCTTTCCTGAAGTGTGCCCGCACCATCCTGAACAAGATCGACTCAG GTGAGCTGGACCCCGAGAGGATGGGCTCAGGCATTCAGTACGGGGATGCTTCCCTCCGCCAGCTGCGGCAGCCTCGGAGTGCCCAGGCCGTGGCCCCCCAGCCCTGTGGCTGCTGA
- the MIA gene encoding melanoma-derived growth regulatory protein, with the protein MENTGFLVLLERGRAEGNWRPHFPLSHSLAQSMMAGSPVFLGIIVLLSAFLAPSVGGRAMPKLADRKLCADEECSYPISMAVALQDYVAPDCRFLTIHRGQVVYVFSKLKGRGRLFWGGSVQGDYYGDLAARLGYFPSSVVREDQTLKPGKIDVKTDKWDFYCQ; encoded by the exons ATGGAGAACACAGGTTTCCTTGTGTtgctggagagagggagggcagaaggaaatTGGAGACCCCATTTCCCCCTCAGTCACTCCCTTGCTCAGTCCATGATGGCTGGGTCGCCAGTGTTCCTCGGTATCATTGTTTTGCTGTCTGCCTTCCTAGCGCCTAGTGTCGGGGGCCGTGCCATGCCCAAGCTGGCTGACCGCAAGCTGTGTGCTGATGAGGAATGCAGCT ACCCCATCTCCATGGCTGTGGCCCTTCAGGACTACGTGGCCCCCGACTGCCGTTTCCTGACCATACACAGGGGCCAAGTTGTGTATGTCTTCTCCAAGCTGAAGGGCCGGGGGCGGCTCTTCTGGGGAGGCAGT GTTCAGGGAGATTACTATGGAGATCTAGCTGCTCGCCTGGGCTATTTCCCCAGTAGTGTTGTACGTGAGGACCAGACCCTGAAACCTGGCAAAATCGATGTGAAGACAGAT aaatgGGATTTCTACTGCCAGTGA